TGATCTGCAGATTTACTATGTTGGATAGGTGATTGTAACTCTTTAGCTAAATCAGTCGAAACCAATGGTCTTTACagatcatcttcatcattttaTGTACAAATTTCCTGATACTACCAGAAATTAGTCTTATCTAGTTTTTAATAAATGCAGTTCTTGTTCCCAAATCAAGTAGCCTATGCTATCTGACTCTATGTAATCTTCTCATTCCACACCACTTAAGAAGCTTATAAATACTTTGAACATTTATCTGAAATAGCAAGAAGCTAAATAAGTGAACATATCGTCACAGAAACATGAGAATGTGATTAGCATACCCAAGGATAGAAACAGAAACCTTGACATTAATGATCATCATTCTCTATCTACATTCAAAATCACATATGCATGTCATATCTTCACATCACATCCATATATGCAGTGGTAGCAGACCAAATCAAGGTGAtccaaaacacaaaaattctTTCCATACTAAATATGAACTGCTAATTGATAATAGCAAGTGGCAACAATAGAATTCATCTTCTTATGCTTACCCGGCTCAAGTGCGCGGCAAGCGCATCCCTTATCCTCTCGCCACTCTCATCCATCTGTCCTTCACACACCTGAACCCCCTCCTCTTTCCTCAAGCTCTCCGCATTGACATCCGGCAGCGGCTCACTACACTTCATCAGAAAATTATTCAGCAGACAACCAGTAACCACCACAAATGGCAAAAACTCCCTACACTCCTCCTTCCACTCCCTACTCAGTAACCCCCACCTCGCCCTCACCCTCGCAAATGCCGTCCCAACCAGCCCCACTGCGCGACTATGCACCGCGTTAAACGCCTTCTCCGATGCACCAAAACTCTCCTCTTCCTCATTTGATCTCACATAAGGCGTCAACAGCCACGGCAGAAGAGGGAAGCAAGACTCCCCCAATATGTACTGAGGAAGCGCAATGCCGTCGCCCAGCTCATGAGCAGGGCCATTCAGCAACTCCCTGGACTCCTCCACACCCAAATAAAGCTTGCTCTGCCGGAAAATCGCCTCCGGCTTCACTGTGCTCGGCCAGCCAGCCGAGACATCTAGAAACCTCCCCTCGGAATCCACCAATGCCTGAACCAGCAAAGCCGCATTCGGCCCCAGCATTTCACTGTCCACCCCAAACCTCGCAAACCCTAACACGCCGCAGCAATTCGGCAGCGAAATCCACCGGAAACCGGCAACAATCCGAGCCATATCGGACCGGAACTCGAACAAGTTCGCCAGTTGATCATTCACCGACTTGCAGACGGCGTAGAAGGCGCGGCAGGCCGCCGCAGAGTCCATTCCGAAGCGGCGGCCGACGGCCTTATAGGTGGCGCCGTGGGCGAGGCGGTAAATCGCGGCGGCAACGGCGTAATTGGGCGGGATTGAAGGGATTGCGGAGGTCAGGAATGGGGAGAGGATGGAGAGAAGGATCGAGAAGGTGTGCTCGGGCATGCGGAAGGCGTGGCGCCACCGCGAGTCGCCGGCGGCGGTGTCGGAGAGGAAGCGGCGGAACCAGCATTCTTGCGGCGGTtgaggcggcggcggcggcggttgTGGAGGAGgtgagaggaggaggagcggGGAGAGGGCGGAGGAggcggaggagaggagggtttcgagggttagggtttgggaggggaggaggaggaggtcgTTTTGGGAGAGGAAGGAGTGGGCGAGTGAGGTGGCGGAGGTGACAAGGCCGAGGAGGTTGCGTTGATCCTCGTTCTTGTTCTTCGGCTTGCCGCGTTTAGTTGTAGTGTTGTTCTTGGCTGCTCCGCCGCCGCTGATGGCAGCCATGGGCGGTGGAGGTTTGGTTTTACTGTGAGACAGTGAAGTGGTTCAGTGTCGGGTGATTTGAGTCGAGTGAGAGAGGCTTTTATATAGTAAGGAATTTACCCAGAAATGTTTTCTGTTGAACTTTTCTCagcaaatgaaaaacaaaatgaatttAAGTGTAGATTTTATTAGAATTATAGAAATAATAttgaaatataattaaaactgACATAAATactaaaagaaaatacaaatgagaacttcaaatattaaattatccattttcatacatcataTAATAAATTATCTAAATATCCATAAATCAAGTACTATAGGACCGACCAACACTAATTTCGGCCtcaattttctaatttcggcaAGATCATATTCAATGATGCCACTAGAGTCGAATACATGCCGGCATAATTTTCATTCTAAAATCTCAACACTAGAATTTGAAGCTTCTAAATCAAGAAGTGTGTTACGGGATAAAAAAACGTGCATTGTGGCCGCGATTCCAAAACAATCTTTTCCCTAAATGGAGCGGAGTTTCCATGGTGCTTACAATTCGTTTATGCTCCTAAAGTGCGAAATTTGAACGTCAGAACACTTTTCTCCTTCATAGCTTAGAGCACATTCTAAAACACATATTGTACAAACATTGAGCTTATGATAGAAGATTATAACATATTTTAGTATACAATTGCTAAACTTAGTCAGCACCGACTTTAGTCTGCAATTAACGAAAAACTAATTTCATTCCAAACCGTAAGCAAAATACAACTTCACAAATCCAATATTAATCAACTCTATAAacaatgttttctttttcatttttctcatttgagaATGAACCGATAGTGGTGTTTCTCCTCGTCATAAAGGCAGAATATTTCCCTTT
This genomic interval from Argentina anserina chromosome 1, drPotAnse1.1, whole genome shotgun sequence contains the following:
- the LOC126797958 gene encoding protein ALP1-like gives rise to the protein MAAISGGGAAKNNTTTKRGKPKNKNEDQRNLLGLVTSATSLAHSFLSQNDLLLLPSQTLTLETLLSSASSALSPLLLLSPPPQPPPPPPQPPQECWFRRFLSDTAAGDSRWRHAFRMPEHTFSILLSILSPFLTSAIPSIPPNYAVAAAIYRLAHGATYKAVGRRFGMDSAAACRAFYAVCKSVNDQLANLFEFRSDMARIVAGFRWISLPNCCGVLGFARFGVDSEMLGPNAALLVQALVDSEGRFLDVSAGWPSTVKPEAIFRQSKLYLGVEESRELLNGPAHELGDGIALPQYILGESCFPLLPWLLTPYVRSNEEEESFGASEKAFNAVHSRAVGLVGTAFARVRARWGLLSREWKEECREFLPFVVVTGCLLNNFLMKCSEPLPDVNAESLRKEEGVQVCEGQMDESGERIRDALAAHLSRVSIRR